A stretch of DNA from Methylosinus sp. LW4:
GTCTTCGGATCATCGACGTCGCGAAAGCGCACGAGAAACGGGATCTCCTTGTCGATCAAATCGCCGCCGCCCGTCGAGGACAAGTTTTTCTGGAATGCCGGATCGGAGTCTCGCAGTTTTCCCCCGCGCAGCGCCACAAGCGCCGGCAGATAGGCTGCATGGTCCACTGAGCCGAGCCCACCATTTTCGCCGCGCCCCGCGAGCAGCGCGAACAGTAGCCCGCGCGCGCCGAGATCGACGACGACCGCCTGGCCTGTCACCGCGTGATTGGTGCGTTTGCCCTCGAAATGCGTTTCCCATGTCCGCACCTCGATGACGCTCGAACCCGTCTTCGCGCCTTCCGGCGTCTCGACGTCCAGCGTCAGGCGGTAGCGATACGCCGCGCCGGAACCCGGCTTGTCGCAGCCCGCGAGCGCCCACGCGCCGCCGAGCGACGCCGCAATGGAAAGGAACGAGCGCCGCGCCATCATGCCGCGCGCTCCTCGATGCGGCGCGCATTGTCGTTCGCCGCGACAGAGCCAGAACGCCCGAGTTCGTCCGCGCGAGGAACGCAGCGACGAAGCAATCCGGGAGCCGCCTCATGGCTCTGGATTGCTTCGCTGCGCTCGCAATGACGAAGGGGCGTCATTGCGGAAGACGCGAATTGAAATCGGCGAGACGAAAATGCGCGAGAAAAGCCTCGCGCAGCGTCTCGGCGCCGAGCGGCGCGACAAAGGGCAGACGGCCGAGCGCGCGCGCGCCGGAGAGTTTCGCGATAATGCGCTGCGTCTCCTCATTCTCCTCGCCGATGAAGGCGACGCCGAGGATCGGAATGTCGCGACGACGCAGCGCCTCGAGCGACAGCAGGCTGTGATTGATCGTTCCGAGCGTGGTGCGCGCGCAGAGCACGACCGGAAGCCGCCAGCGTGCGATGAGATCGATCGTCAGAGACGCTTCCGTCAGCGGCGTCATCAGCCCGCCGGCCGTCTCGATGACGAGAGGCGCGCGATCCGGCGGCGCCAGACGATCGACGTCGATCGCGACGCCGTCCAACCGCGCGGCGAGATGCGGCGACGCCGGCGTTCGCAGACGATAGGCTTCCGGCAGGAGCTTCTCCTCGGGAAGGCCGGAGAGTCGCGCGACGGAAGTCGTGTCGGTCTCGCCCTCGAGGCCGGACTGCACCGGCTTCCAATAATAAGCGCCGAGCGCGCCGGCGAGCGCGGCGGAAAACACAGTCTTGCCGACATTGGTGTCGGTTCCCGCGACGACGAGGCGCGTCATGCCGGCAGGCCCGCGAGCGCATACGCCAAATCGTCGACCATGGCGGAAATCTGCGCCTCGCTCACATGCAGCGTGAGCGAGATGCGCAGACGCGCGGTTCCTTCGGCGACGGTCGGCGGGCGGATCGCGCGAATGTCATAGCCCTGCGCCTGCATCGCCGTGGCCAGCGCCAACGCGCGCGCATTGGAGCCGACAATGACGGGCGCGATCTGCGATTGCGCCGGCGCCAGTCCCGCCTCCTGCAATTTGCGCGCGGCGAGCGCGATGCGCGAGCGCAATGCGACGCGGCGTCCTTCCGCCTGTTCCACGATCGGCAGCGCGGCGCGAACGCAAGCGGCGACGAGCGGCGACGGCGCCGTCGCGAAGATGAATTGCCGGCAGCGGTTAATGAGGAATTCGCGCAGCGTCGCTGGCAGCAGCACGAGGCCGCCGGAGACGCCGAGCGCCTTGCCGCATGTATGCAGCGTGACAATGTTCTCGCGACCCTCGAGCGCGGCGGCGAGGCCGCGCCCGCCAGGGCCATGGACGCCGGTGGCATGGGCCTCGTCGATGAGGAGAAAGCCGTCGTGACGCGCGGCGATCTTAGCGAGCGCGTCGAGCGGCGCGAAATCGCCGTCCATGCTGTAGAGGCTCTCGACGACGATCCAGGGCCGGCCCGTTCCGCCGCCGCGGCGCCATGCCGCGATCTGATCGGCGAATGCGTCGGCGTCATTATGCGCGGCGGCGACGCTTTCCGCGCGCGAGAGCCGCATGCCCTCATGCGCGCTGGCGTGCACGAGCGCGTCATGGACGATGAGATCGCTCTTTTGCGGCAAGGTCGAGAGCAGCGCCTCATTCGCGGTGAAGCCGGCGCCGAAAAACAGCGCGCTCTCCGCATGGAAGAAGGCGGCCGCCTCGCGCTCCAGAGCCTGATGCTCCTCATGGTCGCCGCGCAGCAGCCGCGAGCCGCCGGCGCCGACGGGAACGCCGCGCGCCAGCGCCGCCGCGGCGGCGTCGCGCAGCTCCTGCGACTCGGCGAGCGCGAGAAAATCATTGGAGCTGAAGTCGAGCCCATGGCGCGGCGCGAGCGTGCGCAAGCGATCCTGCGCGGCGAGGCGCGCGAGGTCCGCGGCGTAGAAGTCGAGCGCTCCGCTCGCGCGATCTATCGTCACTCGATCCTTCCCGGGTCGCCCGGAACATCATGCGACTTTCATCGCGCCGGGGGAGCCGGTTAAATAGCCGGGCGGCGACGGGACGGCAAGAAAGCCCGAGGCCGCGGCTTTTCATCCGGTCGCAACTTGAAAATCCTTCACGCCAACGCGATCTGAGCAGAAAGAGGGTTCCCATGTCCATCGACGAGAGCCGAGCCGAGGCCGATCCGCCGTCGCGGATCGCATGGCCGCCTTTGCTGCTCCTCGCGGCGATCGCCGGCGGGGCGCTGCTCGATCTGCTTCTGCCGCTCTCCGAGGACGCCTGGCCGCTCGGCGCGCGCATCGCCGGCGGCCTCATCGTCGCGCTCGCGCTCGCCAATGATCTCTGGTGCGCGTCGCTGATGCGCCGGCAAGGCACCACGATCCGGCCTGATCGCGCCGTCTCGAGCCTCGTCACCGCAGGGCCCTACCAATGGTCGCGCAACCCCATCTATGTGTCGCATGTCGCGCTGATCGCGGGCCTCGGCCTCGCCCTCGGCTCGACATGGATGCTCCTGCTCACGCCCGTGGCGGCCGTTCTGGTGCAGCGGCTGGCGATAGAGCGGGAAGAGCGCCATTTGTCGCAACGGTTCGGCGCCGAGTTCGACGCCTATGTCGCGAGAACGCGCCGCTGGTTGTAGACTGAGGCGAGAGGAGCTGAATCTGATGGCCGACGCCGCGACTCGCGCAGACTCGCCCGCCGACGCGCATCTCGCCTTCGGCGTGCGCGGAATGACCTGCGCCTCCTGCGTTTCTCATGTCGAAAAGGCGCTGCGCGGCGCGCCGGGCGTGCTCTCGGCCTCCGTCAACCTCGCGACGGAGCGCGCCGACGTCACGCTCGCGCCGGGCGCGGACCTCGCGCAGATCGCCCGCGCGGTGGACGAGGCCGGCTATGAGCCCGCGATCGAGACGATCGAATTCGGCGTCGGCGGCATAACCTGCGCCTCCTGCGTCGCCCATGTCGAAAAAGCGCTGCGCGCCGTTCCTGGCGTGATCGCCGCCGAGGTCAATCTCGCGACGGAGCGAGCGCGGGTGCGCGCGCTCAGCGGCGGCGATATGGCCAAGGCGCTGCGCCGCGCGGTGGCGGAAGCCGGCTATGAGCCGCGCGAGCTCGAGACCGGCGCCAAAGCCGCCGATCGCGAGAGGACCGCGCGCGAGCAGGAGGCCGCGTCGCTGCGCAAGCGCCTCATCGTCGCGGCGGCGCTCAGCGCGCCGGTCGTCTTCCTCGAGATGGGCGCGCACACGATTCCGGGACTCGGCGATTGGCTCATGGCCGCCATCGGCCATCAGACCATTCGCTATCTCTCCTTCATTCTCGCGACTCTGGTGCTCGCCGGGCCGGGCCGCGCCTTCTTCGAGAAAGGCCTGCCCTCGCTCTGGCGCGGCCACCCGGATATGAACTCGCTCGTCGCCATCGGCACGATGAGCGCCTATCTCTATTCGGTCGTCGCCACTTTCGCGCCGAGCCTGCTGCCGCATGGCGCCGCCGATGTCTATTACGAATCCGCCGTCGTCATCGTCACGCTGATCCTCTTCGGCCGCACGCTCGAGGCGCGCGCCAAGGGCCGCACGTCGGAGGCGATCCGCGCGCTCGCCGCGTTGCAGCCCAAGACCGCGCGCGTGCTGCGCGGCGCCGAGGAGATCGAGCTGCCGATCGACGATGTCGTCGTCGGCGATCTCGTCGCCGTGCGGCCGGGCGAGCGCATAGCGACGGATGGAATCATCGTCGACGGCGCCTCTCATGTCGACGAATCGATGATTACCGGCGAGCCCGCGCCTGTCGGCAAGCGCAAAGGCTCGGAGGTGACGGGCGCCACGGTGAACACGACCGGCGCCTTCACCTTTCGCGCGACGCGCGTCGGCGCGGATACTGTGCTCGCCGGCGTCATTCGCATGGTGGAGCAGGCGCAAGGCGCCAAGCTGCCGATACAGGCTCTGGTCGATCGCGTCACCGGCGTCTTCGTGCCCGCCGTGCTCGCAATCGCGCTCGTCACCTTCATCGTCTGGCTCGCCTTCGGCCCGCAGCGCGACGTCTCTTATGCTCTGGTGGCGGCGGTCGCGGTGCTCATCATCGCCTGCCCTTGCGCCATGGGGCTGGCGACGCCGGCGGCCATCATGACCGGCACGGGGCGCGCGGCCGAGCTCGGCATTTTGTTCCGCAAGGGCGAGGCGTTGCAGAGCCTGCGCGATGTAACGCTGATCGCCTTCGACAAGACCGGCACGCTGACGCGCGGCAAGCCCGAGCTCACCGATCTCGAGGCGACGCAAGGCGTCTCCGCCGATGACGCGCTGCGGCTCGCCGCCAGCGTCGAGGCGCGCTCGGAACATCCGATCGCCGGCGCGCTCGTCGCCGCCGCGAAAGCGCGCGGGCTTTCCCTCGTCGAGGCGCGAGACTTTGTGGCGACGCCCGGCATGGGCGTCGAGGCGACGGCGGAGGGGCGAAAGATCGCCGTCGGCGCCGCTCGCTTCATGACGGCGCTCGGCCTCGATATCGGCGCCTTCGATACAACCGCGGCGCGGCTATCGGCGGAAGGCAAGACGCCGCTCTATGTCGCGATCGATGGAAAGCTCGCGGCCATTCTCTGCGTCGCCGACGCGCTCGAGGAGACGAGCGTCGCCGCCGTCGCCGCTCTGCATGCGCAAGGCGTCGCCACGGCGATGATAACCGGCGACGACGAGCGCACCGCGCGCGCCATTGCGGCGAAGCTCGGCATGGACGAGGTGATCGCCGGCGTGCTGCCGGAGGGCAAGGTGGCCGCATTGCAGCGCCTGCGCGAAGGGCGACGCATCGCCTTCGTCGGCGATGGCGTCAATGACGCGCCGGCGCTCGCCGCCGCCGATGTCGGAATCGCCATCGGCACGGGAACCGACATTGCGATCGAGGCCGCCGATGTCGTGCTGATGTCCGGCCATGTGTCGAAAGTGCCGGCCGCGCTCGCGCTCTCGCGCGCGACCATGCGCAATATCGCGCAGAATCTCTTTTGGGCCTTCGCCTATAATGTGATTCTGATTCCCGTCGCGGCGGGCGCGCTCTATCCCTTCAATGGAACGCTGCTCTCGCCCATGCTCGGCGCGGGCGCCATGGCGTTCTCGAGCGTCTTCGTGCTGACCAATGCGCTGCGGCTGCGGCGCTTCCAGCCGCCGGTGGAGGAGAGCGCGACGAGCTTCGAAACGCCTTTGCGCGTGGAAGAGAGCGAGCCTGAAGGCTCGCGGTCCATAGCGGCGTCGGACCGCGAGCCTTCGGGCTCGCCGCTGCAAATCAATGAGGAGGAAAACGATATGACGACGACATTCGACGTTCAGGAAATGTCTTGCGGCAAATGCGTGAAGCATGTGACCGAGGCGGTGCAGAAGGCGGAGCCGCAGGCGCAGGTGAAGATCGACCTCGCCACCGGCAAGGTGGAGGTCTCCCCCTCGCCCAAGGACCCGGAAGGCCTCGCCAAGATCATCACCGACGCCGGCTATCCGGCGCGGGTCGCGGCCTGAGCGCGCGCCCATGGCGGGATCGCTCGCAGGCAAGACTCTTCTCGTCACCGGCGCGAGCCGCGGCATCGGCCTCGCGATAGCGGAGCGCGCGGCGCGCGACGGTGCCAATGTGGCGATCATCGCCAAAAGCGTCGCCGAGCATCCAAAGCTGCCGGGGACGATCTACACCGCCGCCGCGGCGATCGAGAAGGCGGGCGGGCGGGCGCTCGCCCTGCCCTGCGACATTCGCTTCGACGCGCAGGTGCAGGAGGCCTTCGACAAGACGGCGGCGATCTTCGGCGGCGTCGACATTCTCGTCAATAACGCCAGCGCGATCGATCTGCGCGGCGTCGAGGCGATCGAGATGAAGCGATTCGATCTGATGCATCAGATCAATGCGCGCGGGACCTTTCTCTGCGCCAAGCTCGCTTTGCCCTATCTGAAGAAATCCGCCAATCCGCACATTCTCACTCTGTCGCCGCCGCTCGACATGAGCCCGCGCTGGTTCGCGCCCAATCTCGCCTACACAATGGCGAAATATGGCATGAGCCTCGTCACGCTCGGCCTCGCGCGCGAGCTTTCCGGCAAGGTCGCGGTGAACTCGCTATGGCCGGAGACGGCGATCGCCACGGCCGCCGTCGGCAATCTGCTCGGCGGCGACGCCGTGCTGCGCCGCGCGCGCAAGCCGCAAATCGTCGCCGACGCCGCCCATGCGATTTTGACGCGCGAGGCGCGCGCCTGCACCGGCAATTTCTTCATCGATGTGAATGTTCTCGCCGAGGAAGGCGTGACGGATTTCTCGCCCTATGCGGTCGATCCGAGCCAGCCGGCGATATTGGATTTCTTCCTCGACGCGCCGATCACCGCCGGCGTGCAGAAATTCCCCTTCGGCGGCTGAGCGCGCTCAGCCGAGCGCCGCAAAGCCAGAATAGAGCGTGTAGAGTCCGACAATGGAGATCAGCGCGCCGGAGAGATAGGGCGCCTTGGCGGCGATCGCATCGAAGCCGGACCAACGGTCCGACGCATGACGCACGCCGAGCGCCGCGGCGACGCCGACGGCGACCATTGTGATCGCGAGGCCGATGCTGAAGCACAGCACCAGAGCCGCGCCCAGCGCCATCTGCCCGAGCTGAAGACAGAGCAGGAGCACGGTGATCGAGGCCGGGCATGGGATGAGCCCGCCGGTGAGGCCGAACACGATGATCTGCCCCGTCGTCACATGGCGGGAGGCGAAGCGTCGCTTTATGTCCTGCGCATGGGCGCGCTCATGCGCGTCCATCGTCTCCTCGTCGAGAATCAGCGAAACGCTGTCCGCCGCGGCATGGTCGTGCGCGTGGCGATGCGAATGATCGTGATCGTGGTCGTGTCCATGCGCGTGGTCATGCGAATGATCGTGAGCATGCGCGCGCGGACGATCGCGCCAGATGCGCCATGTCATCCAGGCGGCGACGGAGAGGATCAGCGCGCCGGAGGCGATTTGCAGATAGGGCTCATTGGCCTCTGCGTTCCAATGCGCGCCGAGATAGAGCCCGGTGAGCGCGACGATCCATACGATCGCCGTATGCGAGAGCGTCGCCGAGAGGCCGAGCAGAATCGCCTGACCGACCGTGCCGCGCACCGCGACGATGAAGGCCGCCATCATCGTCTTGGAATGGCCGGGCTCGAGGCCGTGCAGCGCGCCGAGCGCGACCGCCGTCGGCGCGAACAGCCAGGCGTTGGCCGCGCCGTCCCGAAACAAATCCGCGAGATTCGCCATGCGCCCTCTATTCTCCGCCCGTGGCATATACTGACTTTCGGGCCGCCGGTTAAGTCCCTCTTCTGGGCGCGCGGCGCTTTTGCCGCGGTAAGCATGAATAGCGAAATCGCCGTCCGCGCCACATCTAATCCCTGTCCCGCCCCTTGACCGGCCCGTCGCGAGAGCCGAAACTCTCCGCATCGAGCCCGAAAGCCGCACGGTTTCATATGGATCGCCAACTCGCCTCGAGCGCGGCCGCCCAGGAGGCGACCCGGCGCGCCTTGCGGAGCCGGCGCAGCGGCGAAGGTCCGCGCATCCGTTTTGGAACCGATCGCGCCGGCATGACCGTCGCCGCCCGCAGCGACAGCCTCACCATCGGCTCCGTCTCGCGGCCGACGCGGCGCATTCGCTCGATCATTTTCGACACCGCCGTCGATGATCTGCGCAAGCAGAATATTCAGCTGCGCGGCTATGAGATGCATGGCGCCGCTTTCGTCGAGCTGAGCTGGGAGCGCCCTTCGGCGCCGGGGGCGCGCGGCTCGATAGAGCTACGCGTGCCGACGCTCGAGGTCGGCAAGATGCTCGGCTTCTCCGAGCCGCTGCGCCGCTCCATCGCCGATCGTCCGCTGGAGGCGCGCAGCGTCGCCGAGACGGAGCGACGCGAGCGCCTGGTCGAGCGCGCGCAGACGCGCATCGCCGTCTGCTTCGACGACGGCTTCGTCGAATGCGGTGGACGCCGCGTCAATTTCCATGAGATCGAGCTGCAGCTCATCGACGGCGCCGAGGAAGAATTCTGGAACGTCGCCGCCGAGCTCGCGCCGCGCGTGAGAGCGCGCTTTCTGCCGATGAGCGAGGCCGAGCTGGCGCTGGCGCGCGCGACCGGCGAAGGCCTCGCGCCGGCGAAGGCGCGCCGGCCGACGCTCGCCGAGGGGGCCTCGCTGGATGAAGCGATCGTCGCGGCGCTCTCCGCCTGCCTCGATCAATTCGTCGCCAATTGGCCGGCGCTGCAATATCAGGCGCCGGAGGAAGCCATTCACCAGATGCGCGTCTCGCTGCGACGCCTGCGCGCCGGCGTCGGCATGCTGCGCCGCGGAGTCACGAGCGAAGCGCTGGAGATCGCCGCCGCGCGCGCGAAGGAGATAGCGACGACACTCGGCGCGGCGCGCAATCTCGACGTGCTCGTCGATATGCTGGTCGCCGGTCCGCTCGCCCAGGCCAATGGCGAGCCGAGCTTCTATGCGCTGCTCGATGCGGTCGAGCGGCGACGCATAGAAGCGCACGCCGCCGTCGCCGCGCTCATCGCCGCGCCGCGGACGACGCAATTCGTCGTCGATCTGCGCGCCGCCCTCGCCGCCAGAAATTGGCGCGCGCAGCCCGGCGAGGATGGACGCGCGAGGCTCGATGCGAGCGCGCCCGGCTCGGCGAAGCAATTCGCCATACGCTCGCTCGATCGGCTGCATCGCCGCGCGCTGAAGAAGAGCCGCGACCTCGCCGCGCTGACGCCGGAGCAGCGGCACCATGCGCGCATCGCCTTCAAGAAGGCGCGCTACGCCGCGGAGTTTTTCGAATCCCTTTTCGACGCGCATGCGAAATCGCGCCACTATCTGCGACGCACGGCCGCGCTGCAGGACGAGCTCGGCGCCATCAACGATCTCGCCGTCGCGGCGGAGCTGCTGCGCGATCTCGGCGCATCCGACCCCGATATCGCGCCGGCGAGCGCCTTCGCCGTAGGCTGGTGCGCGCATGCGCGCGAGGGCGCCGCGACGGATTGGAAGAAGACCGAGAAATCCTTGAAGAAGCTCGAGACATTCTGGCGCTGAGCCATGCGCGCGGAACCAAGACGCCCGCGAGACGTTGTCTTGCCAAATGAGCACGCTGCACCAGCAGTGGCGCGCGCCGATCGAATGGACGCGTCCGCCGCCTTTAAAAATCGCCCAGATCGCGCCATTGATCGAAAGCGTGCCGCCGCGCCTCTATGGCGGAACGGAGCGCATCGTCTCCTTTCTCACCGAGGAGCTGGTCGCGCAGGGCCATGACGTCACGCTCTTTGCGAGCGGCGGCTCGGTCACTTCCGCGCGACATGTCTGCTGCAGCGATCTGCCTTTGCGTCAGAAGCGCGCGAGCGATCCGACGCCGAGCTATCTGCTGATGCTCGATCGCGTGCGGCGCGTGGCCTCACAATTCGACATATTGCATTTTCATATCGATCAGCTGCATTTCCCGCTGTTTCGCGACATTGCGGCGCATACGCTGACGACGCTGCACGGGCGCCAGGACCTTCCCGATCTCGATCGTCTCTACGCCGGCTTTCCCGAAATGCCGCTGGTCTCCATCTCCGACTCGCAGCGCAAGGCCGTTCCACACGCCAATTTCGTCGGCACGGTGATGAACGCATTGCCGCTCGATCTGCTCGCGCCGACGCTGCATTCTGCAGGCGATTATCTCGCCTTTCTCGGCCGCACATCGCCGGAGAAAGGTCTCGATCACGCCATCGCCATAGCGCGCGCCGTCGGCCTGCCGCTGAAGATCGCGGCCAAGGTCGATCTGCCGGACAAGGCCTATTTTCACGAGCATATCGAGCCGCTGCTGTCGCTTCCGGGAATCGAGTTCGTCGGCGAGATCGACGATCGCTGCAAGAGCCGTTTTCTCGGCGAGGCGCGCGCGCTGCTGTTTCCGATCGAATGGCCCGAGCCTTTCGGCCTCGTCATGATCGAGGCGATGGCCTGCGGCGCGCCGGTTCTGGCCTTTCGCCGCGGCGCGGCGCCGGAGATCCTAGAGGACGGCGTCACCGGCGCGCTGGTGGAGAATGTCGCGGAGGCGATCGCGCGTCTTCCGCGCGTGCTCGCGCTCGACCGCGCGCAGATCCGGCGACGCTTCGAGGAGCGATTTTCTGCGGCGCGAATGGCGGCGGAATATGTCGCCATCTATCGCCGCCTGCTGCGCGCTCCGGCGCCGGCCGAGCTGCGCGCGCATCCCATTGTGCTGCCGCCGACCTATTTCAGCAGGAATGTCGAGCAAATCGAACCGGACGATACATATCCCCCGCTCTAGCGAAAGCGAGGCAGCGCGCGAGCCGCGAGAGTCCGGCGCGCCGCCGGACGCCGGCGACGCGCCGCAGGCGCATGAGCTGCAATTCTACATTCCGGCGACCGGGCCGCCTTCGCGGCCGCGCCGCACGCTCAAGCACGACGACACATTCGCCGTCTTCGACAGCCATGGCGACATAGGCGCGACGGCGGGCGGGCCGGACGGGCTCTTCGATCACGACACGCGCTATCTCTCTCATCTCGAGCTCCTGATCGAAGGCGCGCAGCCCTTGCTGCTCGACTCCGCCATACGCGACGACAATCTGAGCTTTTATGTCGATCTCACCAATCCCGATATTTTCCGCGACGAGAAGATCGCGCTGCTGAAAGACTCGGTCTATGTCTCGCGCACGCTCTATCTCAAGGACGGCTCGCTGCGCGAGCGGCTCGAGATCTCCAACCAGAGCGCCGAGGAGGTTCGGCTCGATCTGTCGATCGGCTTCGGCAATGATTTCGCCGATATTTTCGAGGTGCGCGGCGTCAAGCGCGCGCAACGCGGGCGCGCCTGGACGCAGCTTTTGGCGGCCGGCGCAGTCGCGCTCTATTATCGCGGCCTCGACGGCGCGCTGCGCGAGACGGCGCTGTCCTTCGAGCCCGATCCTTCGCTTCTCGTCGACAGCGTCGCCACCTATTCGCTGCGCCTCGCGCCGCGCCAGGCGCAGACGATCTTCCTCACCGCCGCGAGCCGCGGACGTCTGCCGAAATCGACGCAATCCTTCTTCAACGGATTGACCGGTCTGCATCGCGAATTGAAGGCCGCCGCCGGCCAGAGCGCGCATGTCGAGACATCCGATCCGACGCTCAATCAAATCCTCTGGCGCTCGACCGCCGATGTGCGCATGCTGCTCACCAAGACGGCGGAAGGCTGCTATCCT
This window harbors:
- a CDS encoding nickel/cobalt efflux transporter, which translates into the protein MANLADLFRDGAANAWLFAPTAVALGALHGLEPGHSKTMMAAFIVAVRGTVGQAILLGLSATLSHTAIVWIVALTGLYLGAHWNAEANEPYLQIASGALILSVAAWMTWRIWRDRPRAHAHDHSHDHAHGHDHDHDHSHRHAHDHAAADSVSLILDEETMDAHERAHAQDIKRRFASRHVTTGQIIVFGLTGGLIPCPASITVLLLCLQLGQMALGAALVLCFSIGLAITMVAVGVAAALGVRHASDRWSGFDAIAAKAPYLSGALISIVGLYTLYSGFAALG
- a CDS encoding methyltransferase family protein, whose product is MSIDESRAEADPPSRIAWPPLLLLAAIAGGALLDLLLPLSEDAWPLGARIAGGLIVALALANDLWCASLMRRQGTTIRPDRAVSSLVTAGPYQWSRNPIYVSHVALIAGLGLALGSTWMLLLTPVAAVLVQRLAIEREERHLSQRFGAEFDAYVARTRRWL
- a CDS encoding glycosyltransferase family 4 protein produces the protein MSTLHQQWRAPIEWTRPPPLKIAQIAPLIESVPPRLYGGTERIVSFLTEELVAQGHDVTLFASGGSVTSARHVCCSDLPLRQKRASDPTPSYLLMLDRVRRVASQFDILHFHIDQLHFPLFRDIAAHTLTTLHGRQDLPDLDRLYAGFPEMPLVSISDSQRKAVPHANFVGTVMNALPLDLLAPTLHSAGDYLAFLGRTSPEKGLDHAIAIARAVGLPLKIAAKVDLPDKAYFHEHIEPLLSLPGIEFVGEIDDRCKSRFLGEARALLFPIEWPEPFGLVMIEAMACGAPVLAFRRGAAPEILEDGVTGALVENVAEAIARLPRVLALDRAQIRRRFEERFSAARMAAEYVAIYRRLLRAPAPAELRAHPIVLPPTYFSRNVEQIEPDDTYPPL
- a CDS encoding heavy metal translocating P-type ATPase encodes the protein MADAATRADSPADAHLAFGVRGMTCASCVSHVEKALRGAPGVLSASVNLATERADVTLAPGADLAQIARAVDEAGYEPAIETIEFGVGGITCASCVAHVEKALRAVPGVIAAEVNLATERARVRALSGGDMAKALRRAVAEAGYEPRELETGAKAADRERTAREQEAASLRKRLIVAAALSAPVVFLEMGAHTIPGLGDWLMAAIGHQTIRYLSFILATLVLAGPGRAFFEKGLPSLWRGHPDMNSLVAIGTMSAYLYSVVATFAPSLLPHGAADVYYESAVVIVTLILFGRTLEARAKGRTSEAIRALAALQPKTARVLRGAEEIELPIDDVVVGDLVAVRPGERIATDGIIVDGASHVDESMITGEPAPVGKRKGSEVTGATVNTTGAFTFRATRVGADTVLAGVIRMVEQAQGAKLPIQALVDRVTGVFVPAVLAIALVTFIVWLAFGPQRDVSYALVAAVAVLIIACPCAMGLATPAAIMTGTGRAAELGILFRKGEALQSLRDVTLIAFDKTGTLTRGKPELTDLEATQGVSADDALRLAASVEARSEHPIAGALVAAAKARGLSLVEARDFVATPGMGVEATAEGRKIAVGAARFMTALGLDIGAFDTTAARLSAEGKTPLYVAIDGKLAAILCVADALEETSVAAVAALHAQGVATAMITGDDERTARAIAAKLGMDEVIAGVLPEGKVAALQRLREGRRIAFVGDGVNDAPALAAADVGIAIGTGTDIAIEAADVVLMSGHVSKVPAALALSRATMRNIAQNLFWAFAYNVILIPVAAGALYPFNGTLLSPMLGAGAMAFSSVFVLTNALRLRRFQPPVEESATSFETPLRVEESEPEGSRSIAASDREPSGSPLQINEEENDMTTTFDVQEMSCGKCVKHVTEAVQKAEPQAQVKIDLATGKVEVSPSPKDPEGLAKIITDAGYPARVAA
- a CDS encoding 8-amino-7-oxononanoate synthase; this translates as MTIDRASGALDFYAADLARLAAQDRLRTLAPRHGLDFSSNDFLALAESQELRDAAAAALARGVPVGAGGSRLLRGDHEEHQALEREAAAFFHAESALFFGAGFTANEALLSTLPQKSDLIVHDALVHASAHEGMRLSRAESVAAAHNDADAFADQIAAWRRGGGTGRPWIVVESLYSMDGDFAPLDALAKIAARHDGFLLIDEAHATGVHGPGGRGLAAALEGRENIVTLHTCGKALGVSGGLVLLPATLREFLINRCRQFIFATAPSPLVAACVRAALPIVEQAEGRRVALRSRIALAARKLQEAGLAPAQSQIAPVIVGSNARALALATAMQAQGYDIRAIRPPTVAEGTARLRISLTLHVSEAQISAMVDDLAYALAGLPA
- a CDS encoding CYTH and CHAD domain-containing protein codes for the protein MDRQLASSAAAQEATRRALRSRRSGEGPRIRFGTDRAGMTVAARSDSLTIGSVSRPTRRIRSIIFDTAVDDLRKQNIQLRGYEMHGAAFVELSWERPSAPGARGSIELRVPTLEVGKMLGFSEPLRRSIADRPLEARSVAETERRERLVERAQTRIAVCFDDGFVECGGRRVNFHEIELQLIDGAEEEFWNVAAELAPRVRARFLPMSEAELALARATGEGLAPAKARRPTLAEGASLDEAIVAALSACLDQFVANWPALQYQAPEEAIHQMRVSLRRLRAGVGMLRRGVTSEALEIAAARAKEIATTLGAARNLDVLVDMLVAGPLAQANGEPSFYALLDAVERRRIEAHAAVAALIAAPRTTQFVVDLRAALAARNWRAQPGEDGRARLDASAPGSAKQFAIRSLDRLHRRALKKSRDLAALTPEQRHHARIAFKKARYAAEFFESLFDAHAKSRHYLRRTAALQDELGAINDLAVAAELLRDLGASDPDIAPASAFAVGWCAHAREGAATDWKKTEKSLKKLETFWR
- the bioD gene encoding dethiobiotin synthase, producing MTRLVVAGTDTNVGKTVFSAALAGALGAYYWKPVQSGLEGETDTTSVARLSGLPEEKLLPEAYRLRTPASPHLAARLDGVAIDVDRLAPPDRAPLVIETAGGLMTPLTEASLTIDLIARWRLPVVLCARTTLGTINHSLLSLEALRRRDIPILGVAFIGEENEETQRIIAKLSGARALGRLPFVAPLGAETLREAFLAHFRLADFNSRLPQ
- a CDS encoding SDR family oxidoreductase, with amino-acid sequence MAGSLAGKTLLVTGASRGIGLAIAERAARDGANVAIIAKSVAEHPKLPGTIYTAAAAIEKAGGRALALPCDIRFDAQVQEAFDKTAAIFGGVDILVNNASAIDLRGVEAIEMKRFDLMHQINARGTFLCAKLALPYLKKSANPHILTLSPPLDMSPRWFAPNLAYTMAKYGMSLVTLGLARELSGKVAVNSLWPETAIATAAVGNLLGGDAVLRRARKPQIVADAAHAILTREARACTGNFFIDVNVLAEEGVTDFSPYAVDPSQPAILDFFLDAPITAGVQKFPFGG